In Aminobacterium sp. MB27-C1, a single genomic region encodes these proteins:
- the glyS gene encoding glycine--tRNA ligase subunit beta translates to MAYKNLLLEIGTEEIPSRFLPNALDTLVNNVEKEFDAARIKYGRVAAYGTPRRMALVVRDIEEKQDDKVMNYKGPTWDSAFDANGNPTKAALGFAKSKGVEYENLLPKEVDGVRYAFAVISEQGNPVQELLPEILPSVINQLVFPKNMYWSDSTVKFARPIRWIVSLLDSTVIPFNYGGIQSGNVTRGHRFMGARNIEINDAAEFMEKLYDNYVIVDQEKRKQKMISGINALEKEIGGKVELDPELVEENLYLVEFPVPFYGSFDKKFLEIPEEVLTTSMKKHQKYFPVRNESGKLMPYFVGVSNNRATNMGVVREGNERVLRARLEDASFFWTEDQKKSLASRVEELKDILYQEKLGTLYDKMMATQKLAKYICETQGYSDVAKLVDRAAWLSKCDLLTNMVYEFPELQGVMGREYALRNGEPERVAKAIYEQYLPKFAGDVVPSDTVGALLGIAERVYVIVNCHKVGLQPTGSQDPYALRRAARCINEIIWGLNLDIDLLNIMEQAGKDADVSSEIMEQVWTFFEQRLHVQLKEKGFEHDLVSLAISVTGRRPLQVLRFLNVVNKVKSEEWFVDLVTAAVRVRNILSKAEDVSSDVNTPLFQKDVEKALFDEMNEMQPLVEEALQKYDWDELMSLLTRLSPRITVFFDDVMIMDKDLDVRQNRLALLSRCNGIFREVGDLGVLKN, encoded by the coding sequence ATGGCATATAAAAATCTTTTATTGGAAATAGGAACAGAAGAAATCCCTTCTCGCTTTCTTCCCAATGCGTTAGATACACTTGTGAACAACGTAGAAAAAGAGTTTGATGCTGCACGTATCAAATATGGGCGGGTAGCTGCTTATGGAACACCTCGTCGTATGGCTTTAGTTGTGCGTGATATAGAAGAAAAGCAGGACGATAAGGTTATGAACTATAAAGGCCCTACATGGGATTCTGCTTTTGATGCAAATGGGAATCCGACAAAAGCAGCTTTGGGCTTTGCAAAAAGCAAGGGAGTCGAGTATGAAAATCTGCTCCCCAAAGAAGTTGATGGAGTGCGATATGCTTTTGCTGTTATTTCCGAGCAAGGGAATCCTGTTCAGGAGTTACTTCCTGAAATATTGCCTTCAGTTATAAATCAGCTTGTCTTTCCCAAAAATATGTATTGGTCTGATTCGACTGTTAAGTTTGCACGACCTATCAGATGGATTGTTTCTTTGCTTGATAGTACAGTCATTCCATTTAATTATGGTGGTATACAGAGCGGTAATGTTACTCGGGGCCATCGCTTTATGGGTGCTAGAAATATAGAGATCAATGATGCAGCTGAATTTATGGAAAAACTTTACGATAATTACGTTATCGTAGACCAAGAGAAGAGAAAACAGAAAATGATCTCTGGTATCAATGCTCTTGAAAAAGAGATAGGTGGAAAGGTCGAATTAGATCCTGAATTAGTGGAAGAAAACTTGTATCTTGTGGAGTTTCCGGTTCCTTTTTATGGGTCTTTTGACAAAAAATTCCTTGAAATTCCAGAAGAGGTTCTTACTACAAGTATGAAAAAACATCAGAAATATTTCCCAGTCAGAAACGAATCGGGAAAATTGATGCCATATTTTGTAGGAGTAAGTAACAATAGAGCCACCAATATGGGTGTTGTGCGTGAAGGGAATGAACGGGTTCTTAGAGCTAGATTAGAGGATGCTTCGTTCTTCTGGACCGAAGATCAGAAGAAATCTTTGGCAAGCCGAGTAGAAGAATTGAAGGATATTCTCTATCAGGAAAAATTAGGAACTCTTTACGATAAGATGATGGCAACTCAAAAATTGGCAAAATATATTTGTGAAACTCAGGGATATTCTGACGTTGCAAAATTGGTAGATCGTGCTGCATGGCTTTCTAAGTGTGATTTGTTGACGAATATGGTCTATGAGTTCCCTGAACTTCAGGGGGTTATGGGAAGAGAATATGCTTTACGTAATGGGGAACCGGAAAGGGTTGCCAAAGCTATTTATGAACAGTATTTACCTAAATTTGCAGGCGATGTTGTTCCTTCTGATACTGTAGGTGCTCTCCTTGGAATAGCCGAACGTGTTTACGTGATAGTAAACTGCCATAAGGTTGGATTACAGCCTACAGGATCTCAAGATCCTTACGCCCTCAGGCGTGCTGCTAGATGCATCAATGAAATTATATGGGGACTTAATCTTGATATTGATCTTTTGAATATTATGGAGCAGGCTGGAAAAGATGCTGACGTATCTTCTGAAATTATGGAGCAGGTTTGGACTTTCTTTGAGCAACGTTTGCATGTACAGCTGAAAGAAAAGGGATTCGAACACGATCTTGTGTCTCTTGCTATTTCAGTGACTGGAAGAAGACCTTTACAGGTTCTACGTTTCTTGAACGTTGTAAACAAAGTAAAAAGCGAAGAATGGTTCGTGGATCTTGTAACAGCAGCTGTTCGCGTGAGAAATATATTGTCAAAGGCTGAGGATGTTTCTTCTGATGTTAACACGCCTCTTTTCCAGAAAGACGTGGAAAAGGCTCTCTTTGATGAAATGAACGAAATGCAGCCACTCGTAGAGGAAGCATTGCAAAAGTATGATTGGGATGAGTTAATGTCACTTCTCACGAGACTTTCTCCTCGTATTACTGTTTTCTTTGATGATGTTATGATTATGGATAAAGATCTTGATGTCAGACAAAACAGATTAGCTTTGCTTTCTCGTTGTAATGGTATTTTCCGAGAAGTTGGGGATTTAGGTGTTTTGAAAAATTAG
- the ybeY gene encoding rRNA maturation RNase YbeY: MKVHLCLDNIDEGESESSKALRKLEGREEILERVVNHLFPEKYDDQEAEVSISIVSPSEMQEKNREYREIDEPTDVLSFPMWEENGEFLPPQGWDILPLGDILICEEIVRENASQNNVSFIEELYLMVAHGFLHLLGLDHDTEEKKEAMWNLQFRIRENWCSEQRQGVSPIEGGLIL; this comes from the coding sequence GTGAAGGTTCATTTATGTCTTGACAATATTGATGAAGGAGAATCTGAAAGTAGTAAGGCCCTTAGAAAATTAGAGGGCCGCGAGGAAATATTGGAGAGGGTTGTCAACCATCTCTTCCCGGAAAAGTATGATGACCAAGAGGCTGAAGTTTCTATTTCTATTGTTTCCCCATCAGAAATGCAAGAAAAGAACAGGGAATATCGCGAGATAGACGAACCAACAGATGTCCTTTCTTTCCCTATGTGGGAAGAAAATGGAGAGTTTCTCCCTCCTCAAGGATGGGATATTCTGCCATTAGGGGATATCCTCATTTGTGAAGAAATTGTTAGGGAAAATGCCAGCCAAAACAATGTGTCGTTTATTGAAGAACTTTATTTAATGGTGGCACATGGATTCCTTCACCTTTTAGGATTGGATCATGACACGGAAGAAAAAAAAGAAGCAATGTGGAACCTTCAATTTAGAATTCGCGAAAATTGGTGTTCTGAACAGAGACAGGGTGTTTCCCCTATAGAAGGAGGACTGATTCTCTAG
- a CDS encoding cytidine deaminase: MTSKKMTNNINSPWPSLAVTPELLMGAAREVQFFSYSPYSHFAVGAALLLSDDNIITGCNVENSSYSLTLCAERSTIVQMVARGEKSPLALAVVGTKGKPCYPCGACRQVLWEFNPEMILVFENGENKLQIVSLRELFPYPFGREDLQD, encoded by the coding sequence ATGACATCCAAGAAGATGACGAATAATATAAATTCTCCCTGGCCTTCTCTTGCCGTTACTCCTGAGCTTCTTATGGGGGCGGCGAGGGAGGTCCAGTTTTTTTCATATTCTCCCTACTCACATTTTGCTGTGGGAGCAGCTTTGCTTTTAAGTGACGATAACATAATCACTGGATGTAATGTAGAAAATTCTTCTTACAGCCTTACTCTTTGCGCAGAAAGAAGCACAATTGTACAGATGGTTGCTCGCGGAGAAAAATCCCCCCTTGCGCTTGCCGTTGTAGGGACAAAGGGGAAACCTTGTTATCCATGTGGAGCGTGCCGTCAAGTGTTGTGGGAGTTTAATCCTGAAATGATTCTGGTGTTTGAAAATGGAGAAAACAAGCTGCAGATAGTTTCGTTACGCGAACTTTTCCCTTATCCTTTTGGCAGAGAGGACTTACAAGACTAA
- a CDS encoding hemolysin family protein gives MDIPLSAMRYGFFLLFLLLLSAFFSSAETAITAAGRGKLLALQERHPFQRRFFQWLVGDTQRALTITLVSNNLVNIAASAVATSLAIILFGHKGVFGAVIIMTVVIVIFGEILPKSIAIIKSESILLVTLPILRFLGLIFAPFIWIMNHFVRMIGLLFGVDLKTQHPFVTREEIEQMVNIGEASGALEAVERKMIHGIISFEETRVYEIMIPRTDMNAIASNATIGESVSIFQEFGHSRVPVYGESLDDIEGILYVKDTIPYLYSGMSEEPVSKLKRDALFVPETMKIVDVFNIMKNRHVHMAIVVDEYGGTAGLVTLEDLLEEIVGEIQDEYDSETAPVLKETGGNYLVQANVSLEDLSEILNYSFESEDAESVGGLILALTGGFPEKGAILQYGKWEIEVLDVEDHRIKLLRFHEVLKDDIQEDDE, from the coding sequence GTGGATATTCCTCTGTCTGCCATGAGATATGGTTTCTTTCTTCTGTTTTTGCTACTCCTTTCTGCGTTTTTTAGTAGTGCAGAAACAGCGATAACAGCAGCGGGAAGGGGAAAGTTGCTTGCGTTGCAAGAACGCCATCCATTTCAACGTCGTTTTTTCCAATGGTTAGTGGGAGATACACAACGTGCTCTTACTATTACTCTTGTTTCAAACAACCTTGTTAATATAGCAGCGAGTGCTGTAGCAACTTCATTGGCAATTATCTTGTTCGGTCATAAAGGTGTTTTTGGTGCAGTTATCATTATGACTGTGGTCATTGTCATTTTTGGTGAAATTTTGCCAAAAAGTATAGCTATTATAAAATCAGAATCAATTCTGCTTGTCACTCTTCCTATATTGCGTTTCCTTGGTCTGATCTTCGCACCTTTCATATGGATCATGAATCATTTTGTGCGGATGATAGGCCTTCTTTTTGGAGTGGATTTAAAGACGCAACATCCCTTTGTGACAAGAGAAGAAATAGAACAAATGGTTAATATTGGAGAAGCATCTGGTGCTCTCGAAGCAGTGGAGCGCAAGATGATTCATGGTATTATCTCTTTCGAAGAGACTCGTGTCTATGAGATTATGATTCCAAGGACAGACATGAACGCTATTGCCAGTAACGCAACAATAGGAGAATCAGTTAGCATTTTTCAGGAGTTCGGACATTCCAGAGTTCCCGTATACGGAGAAAGCCTCGATGATATTGAAGGAATTCTCTATGTGAAAGATACCATCCCGTATCTTTATTCAGGAATGAGTGAAGAGCCTGTTTCCAAACTTAAGAGAGATGCTCTCTTCGTGCCTGAAACAATGAAAATTGTAGATGTGTTTAATATTATGAAAAATAGACATGTCCATATGGCCATAGTTGTCGATGAATATGGGGGAACAGCAGGTCTCGTTACGCTGGAAGATCTTCTTGAAGAGATAGTTGGTGAAATACAAGACGAATACGATTCAGAAACTGCGCCCGTATTAAAAGAGACGGGTGGCAACTATCTTGTCCAGGCAAATGTAAGTTTAGAAGATCTTAGTGAAATATTGAATTACTCGTTTGAATCAGAAGATGCAGAAAGTGTCGGTGGTCTTATTCTCGCTTTAACCGGAGGCTTCCCTGAAAAAGGTGCCATTCTTCAATATGGGAAATGGGAGATAGAGGTTCTTGATGTGGAAGATCACCGCATAAAACTTTTGAGGTTTCATGAGGTATTAAAAGATGACATCCAAGAAGATGACGAATAA
- the recO gene encoding DNA repair protein RecO, with amino-acid sequence MNFGGWDIQEGDTIAVDFLTQGLFSSSGIVLRRTISAEGDMSLQLFLKKIGPVWAQAPGSARGRVRFGGATEPLTWGSFNLYKGPKRFYVKSIDIKDDMWKLRLDAQKLSVGLQWNRLIARYTCSGIAEDSLLALLYWTMRSLSDGVDPLLLSWRLLWRWLHIRGEAPDLFSCEQCGKELTSEAFWSETGLLCSRCSNKVGGVVPYNDLKALQVAALISRKSLPAQEFSMEGVFLKAQIERLKFLLEKNN; translated from the coding sequence GTGAACTTCGGAGGATGGGATATACAGGAAGGTGATACTATCGCTGTGGATTTTTTAACGCAAGGCCTTTTTTCTAGTTCTGGAATAGTTTTGCGTCGCACAATAAGTGCTGAAGGCGATATGTCTTTACAACTTTTTTTAAAAAAGATAGGGCCAGTTTGGGCTCAAGCACCAGGTTCGGCTCGAGGACGAGTTCGATTTGGCGGCGCCACAGAACCTCTCACATGGGGTTCTTTTAACCTTTATAAGGGGCCTAAGCGTTTTTATGTCAAATCTATTGATATTAAAGACGATATGTGGAAATTGCGTCTTGATGCGCAAAAACTTTCTGTTGGATTGCAATGGAATAGGCTGATTGCTCGTTATACATGTTCTGGAATTGCAGAAGATAGTTTGCTTGCCTTACTATATTGGACGATGCGTTCTTTGAGTGATGGAGTAGATCCCCTTTTGCTTTCGTGGCGTCTTTTATGGAGATGGCTGCATATTCGTGGGGAAGCTCCAGATTTGTTTTCTTGTGAGCAATGTGGTAAAGAACTTACATCCGAAGCTTTTTGGTCAGAAACAGGGTTACTTTGTTCTCGTTGTTCCAATAAAGTGGGTGGAGTTGTTCCTTATAATGATTTGAAAGCTCTCCAGGTGGCGGCGTTGATTTCTCGTAAAAGTCTGCCTGCTCAGGAATTTTCAATGGAGGGCGTTTTTTTAAAGGCTCAAATAGAGCGGTTGAAATTTCTTTTAGAAAAAAATAATTAG
- the era gene encoding GTPase Era, with translation MEEMDFKFGIVPIVGRPNVGKSSLLNAILTYKVSIVSEKPQTTRNAIHGIYNEPGLQIVFTDTPGIHKPRHKLGEALVTAAIRSLENADLILYVVEAEDSKLSPEDERIVDILKEVTTPILLVINKADRVQESKKRLNKVISIFQEMLPFAEVLGVSAKKGYNIERLVQTIKKRLPEGFPWYDEEVLTDSPERFLAGEIIREKVLRLTHEEVPHSLAVEIEEYKSPDEYPERDVLYIRANLVVERDGQKTIIIGKKGRKIKEIGSYARADLEKMTGHKVFLDLWVKVRPGWRQSESELRRMGYTGR, from the coding sequence ATGGAAGAAATGGATTTTAAATTTGGGATAGTACCTATTGTAGGGCGTCCTAACGTAGGAAAATCTTCTCTATTAAATGCTATTCTTACGTATAAGGTATCTATTGTTTCAGAGAAACCTCAAACAACGAGAAATGCCATACATGGAATTTATAATGAACCTGGACTTCAAATTGTTTTTACAGATACTCCTGGGATTCATAAGCCAAGGCATAAATTAGGCGAAGCCTTAGTAACCGCAGCTATACGTTCTCTCGAAAATGCTGATTTGATCCTCTATGTAGTAGAGGCAGAGGATAGCAAACTTTCCCCAGAAGACGAACGAATTGTAGATATTCTTAAAGAAGTTACTACGCCTATTTTACTTGTCATCAACAAAGCTGACAGGGTACAAGAAAGTAAAAAAAGGCTTAACAAGGTGATATCTATCTTTCAAGAAATGTTGCCTTTTGCAGAGGTCTTGGGAGTCTCAGCAAAAAAAGGGTATAATATAGAACGTCTTGTACAAACTATTAAAAAAAGGCTACCTGAAGGCTTCCCGTGGTATGACGAAGAGGTTCTTACTGATAGTCCTGAGCGTTTTTTAGCTGGAGAGATAATCAGAGAAAAGGTTTTACGCCTGACTCATGAAGAGGTTCCACATAGTTTGGCTGTAGAGATAGAAGAGTATAAGAGTCCTGATGAATACCCGGAGAGAGATGTCCTTTATATACGTGCGAATCTTGTTGTAGAGAGAGATGGTCAAAAGACGATCATTATAGGAAAAAAGGGACGTAAAATAAAAGAAATAGGAAGCTATGCCCGTGCTGATCTGGAGAAAATGACAGGCCATAAGGTTTTTCTTGATCTCTGGGTTAAAGTTCGCCCAGGATGGCGGCAGTCAGAAAGTGAACTTCGGAGGATGGGATATACAGGAAGGTGA
- a CDS encoding pyruvate, water dikinase regulatory protein codes for MLEVKEPLEVFVVSDFTGETVEGVTRAATSQFQPSRVKLHRFRYVNSIEKAQNVLEMAASKNAVLICTLVDKAVRHWVIENGNVMNVDVIDVFGPLLNTLSDILGKDPLEKPGLSHVMDEEYFKRVKAVEFTISCDDGSNTYLLPEAELVILGVSRTCKTPLSMYLAHKGIKTANVPLVPGLAPPEELFKIDSSRIIGLTIDPEYLIDIRVKRLAILGLDPEESDYTRREKVYEELDYANSIMTALGARIFNVTGRALEETSQEILAYIRH; via the coding sequence ATGTTAGAAGTAAAAGAACCACTTGAAGTATTTGTCGTATCAGATTTTACAGGGGAAACAGTTGAGGGAGTTACCCGGGCGGCAACGAGCCAATTTCAACCATCTAGAGTTAAACTCCATCGTTTCCGCTATGTAAATAGCATTGAAAAGGCGCAAAATGTTTTGGAGATGGCGGCTTCAAAGAATGCAGTTCTGATCTGTACCCTTGTGGATAAAGCTGTACGTCATTGGGTTATTGAAAATGGCAACGTTATGAATGTTGATGTTATAGATGTATTTGGTCCCTTACTTAATACTCTTTCTGATATTTTAGGTAAGGATCCTCTAGAAAAACCAGGGCTTTCCCATGTTATGGACGAAGAATACTTCAAACGTGTCAAAGCAGTAGAATTTACTATTAGTTGTGATGATGGAAGCAATACGTATCTTTTACCAGAGGCAGAACTTGTTATTCTCGGCGTTTCTAGAACATGTAAAACCCCTCTTTCAATGTATCTTGCTCATAAGGGGATAAAAACAGCTAATGTGCCTCTTGTTCCAGGACTCGCTCCTCCTGAGGAGCTTTTTAAAATCGATTCATCCCGTATTATAGGTTTGACTATAGATCCAGAGTATCTAATTGATATTCGAGTGAAACGTTTAGCTATATTAGGACTTGATCCTGAGGAATCGGACTATACTAGACGAGAAAAGGTTTATGAAGAACTCGACTACGCGAATTCAATTATGACTGCCCTTGGCGCTAGAATTTTTAATGTCACAGGTCGTGCTTTAGAAGAAACTTCACAAGAAATATTGGCGTACATCAGGCATTAA
- a CDS encoding pyruvate, water dikinase regulatory protein, translated as MSSLSLFIVSDSTGETAEHVAHAAMSQFESSFSQVTRFRYVDSEDKVKDILQKAALARPVLVCTLVNKSIRRSMAMRAQKLGVPFVDLLGPILDLLEMRLGEAALESPGLNRRMDEEYFRRVKAVEFAIQCDDGRNPSALPMADLVILGVSRTGKTPLSMYIANRGFKVANVPLIPEVDPPQEVFSVSKDRLVGLIIDPRKLTQIREERLKLLGLDPAASAYANRERVKRELEYAHNIMSQLNCRIYDVTGRAVEENAQEIMDLLRG; from the coding sequence GTGAGCTCTCTGTCGTTATTTATTGTTTCAGATTCTACTGGGGAAACCGCAGAACATGTTGCACATGCTGCGATGAGTCAGTTTGAATCATCTTTTAGCCAGGTTACTCGTTTCAGGTACGTTGATTCTGAGGATAAGGTAAAAGATATTCTTCAGAAAGCAGCTTTAGCTCGTCCTGTGCTTGTCTGTACTTTGGTCAATAAAAGCATAAGACGATCTATGGCTATGAGAGCTCAAAAATTGGGAGTACCCTTTGTTGATCTCCTTGGTCCTATTCTTGATCTTCTTGAAATGCGATTGGGAGAAGCTGCTTTGGAATCTCCTGGGCTGAATCGTCGCATGGATGAAGAATATTTTAGGCGAGTAAAGGCAGTTGAGTTTGCAATTCAGTGTGATGACGGTCGAAATCCGTCTGCATTGCCGATGGCCGATCTTGTTATACTAGGCGTTTCAAGAACGGGAAAGACCCCTCTTTCAATGTATATTGCTAATCGTGGATTTAAAGTGGCAAATGTTCCTTTAATACCTGAAGTAGATCCTCCTCAGGAAGTTTTTTCTGTGTCTAAGGATCGGTTGGTAGGTCTGATAATAGATCCTCGCAAGTTGACACAAATTCGAGAAGAAAGGCTGAAGCTGCTGGGACTTGATCCCGCAGCTTCAGCCTATGCTAATAGGGAACGTGTTAAGCGAGAGCTTGAATATGCCCATAACATCATGTCGCAATTAAATTGCAGAATATATGATGTAACGGGGAGAGCAGTTGAAGAGAATGCTCAAGAGATCATGGATCTTCTTCGGGGGTAA
- the glyQ gene encoding glycine--tRNA ligase subunit alpha, which produces MNFQEIIFRLERFWAEQGCVIQQPYDIEVGAGTMNPATALRVLGPEPWKVAYVEPSRRPTDGRYGENPNRLQHYYQYQVIVQPAPDNIQEIYLASLGALGIEPEEHDIRFVEDDWESPTVGAWGLGWEVWLDGMEVTQFTYFQQVGGVDMALVPAELTYGIERIAMFVQKVENVYDLAWVNDVTYGDIHHWDEVEFSHYNFEIADTDMLFKLFAMYEAEANHILAKGYILPAYDYVLKCSHTFNLLDARNAISVTERTGYISRIRTLASRCCEEYAAKREEMNYPFMNKFSR; this is translated from the coding sequence GTGAACTTTCAAGAAATTATTTTTCGCCTTGAGCGTTTTTGGGCTGAACAGGGATGTGTCATTCAGCAACCGTATGATATAGAGGTAGGTGCAGGTACTATGAACCCTGCAACTGCTTTACGGGTGCTTGGCCCAGAACCGTGGAAAGTAGCATATGTCGAGCCTTCAAGAAGACCGACAGATGGACGTTATGGAGAAAATCCGAACAGGTTACAACATTATTATCAGTATCAGGTTATTGTTCAGCCGGCGCCAGATAATATACAGGAGATATATCTTGCCAGTCTTGGTGCTTTAGGTATAGAGCCTGAGGAACATGATATACGCTTTGTTGAAGATGACTGGGAATCCCCGACAGTTGGTGCATGGGGACTAGGATGGGAAGTATGGCTTGATGGAATGGAAGTTACTCAGTTCACCTATTTCCAGCAAGTTGGTGGCGTAGACATGGCTCTTGTTCCGGCAGAATTGACTTATGGAATTGAGCGGATCGCCATGTTTGTTCAAAAAGTTGAGAATGTATATGACCTTGCCTGGGTCAACGATGTAACGTATGGAGATATCCACCACTGGGATGAAGTGGAATTTTCCCATTACAATTTCGAAATAGCTGATACAGATATGCTTTTTAAACTTTTCGCTATGTATGAGGCTGAAGCGAATCATATTCTTGCTAAAGGATACATTCTCCCTGCTTATGACTATGTCTTGAAATGTTCTCATACCTTCAACCTTCTTGATGCGCGAAATGCCATCAGTGTAACAGAGCGTACCGGCTATATTTCTCGTATACGGACATTGGCAAGTCGTTGCTGTGAAGAGTACGCAGCAAAACGGGAAGAAATGAACTATCCCTTTATGAATAAATTCTCTCGTTAG